The following are encoded together in the Cervus elaphus chromosome 23, mCerEla1.1, whole genome shotgun sequence genome:
- the PCED1A gene encoding PC-esterase domain-containing protein 1A isoform X3 produces MERAGRRAAHRPLTGTHKLCEAGAVLKRPALRAREHKVRPEARCRRRAHACAGLPQSLVNDSEPRDSASEVQQLLHNKFVVILGDSIQRAVYKDLVLLLQKDSLLTAAQLKAKGELSFEQDQLVAGGQLGELHNGTQYREVRQFCSGSGHHLVRFYFLTRVYSEYLEEVLEELTYGPAPDLVIINSCLWDLSRYGRCSMESYRENLERVFVRMDQVLPDSCLLVWNMAMPLGERVTGGFLLPELQPLAGSLRRDVVEGNFYSATLAGDHCFDVLDLHFHFRHAVRHRHRDGVHWDQHAHRHLSHLLLTHVADAWGVELPKRDYPHDPWIKDWPEPDHLFQGSQGQPSDFGEQPALPPPSPLPPPMPFPYPLPHPSLPPLFPPLPQEPPFFPGQPFPPCEFFNFNPMEDFSIPPHLGCGPGVNCVPGPLPPPVPSPVPHGQHRGLAVHRGMARCVHNSPYHVPRMGAPCRQRPRHSDRLIHTYKLDSRPHAHSGTWPG; encoded by the exons ATGGAGAGAGCTGGGCGACGGGCTGCGCACCGACCACTAACCGGGACGCACAAGCTCTGCGAGGCAGGAGCAGTGCTGAAGCGACCAGCTCTTCGGGCACGGGAACATAAGGTTAGGCCCGAAGCCCGCTGCAGGCGACGCGCTCACGCGTGTGCGGGCCTGCCCCAGTCGCTGGTGAACGACTCGGAGCCCCGGGACTCG GCCTCGGAAGTCCAGCAGCTGCTACACAACAAGTTCGTGGTCATCTTGGGGGACTCAA TCCAGCGGGCTGTGTATAAAGACCTGGTGCTTCTCCTCCAGAAAGACTCACTGCTCACAGCTGCCCAGCTGAAAGCTAAG ggggagcTGAGCTTTGAACAGGACCAGCTGGTCGCTGGGGGTCAGCTGGGCGAGCTGCACAACGGGACACAGTACCGGGAGGTCCGCCAGTTCTGCTCGGGTTCTGGCCACCACCTTGTACGCTTCTACTTCCTCACCCGCGTTTACTCCGAGTACCTCGAGGAAGTCCTGGAGGAGCTGACATATGGGCCTGCCCCGGACCTGGTGATCATCAACTCCTGCCTCTGGGATCTCTCCAg GTATGGCCGCTGCTCGATGGAGAGCTACCGAGAGAACCTGGAGCGAGTGTTTGTGCGCATGGACCAGGTGTTGCCAGATTCCTGCCTTCTGGTGTGGAACATGGCGATGCCCCTAGGAGAGCGTGTCACTGGGGGGTTCCTCCTGCCTGAG CTCCAGCCCCTGGCAGGCTCTCTGCGGCGGGATGTGGTTGAAGGGAACTTCTACAGTGCTACTCTGGCTGGGGACCACTGCTTCGATGTCTTGGAcctccactttcactttcggCATGCAGTACGGCACCGTCACCGGGATGGTGTCCACTGGGACCAGCATGCCCACCGTCACCTCTCACATTTGCTTCTGACCCATGTGGCCGATGCCTGGGGTGTGGAGCTGCCCAAGCGTGACTATCCCCATG ACCCATGGATTAAAGACTGGCCAGAGCCGGATCATCTCTTCCAGGGGAGCCAGGGGCAGCCCTCAGACTTCGGCGAGCAGCCGGCCttgcccccaccctctcccttacCTCCTCCCATGCCTTTTCCCTACCCTCTTCCTCACCCTTCCCTACCTCCTCTGTTTCCACCTCTGCCCCAGGAACCCCCTTTTTTCCCAGGCCAGCCCTTCCCACCCTGTGAATTCTTCAATTTTAATCCAATGGAAGACTTCTCGATACCACCCCACTTAG GATGTGGCCCCGGAGTGAACTGTGTGCCTggccccctgcctcctccagtcCCCAGCCCTGTCCCCCATGGTCAGCACCGGGGCTTGGCCGTCCACCGGGGGATGGCACGCTGTGTTCACAACAGCCCGTACCATGTGCCGAGGATGGGGGCGCCCTGCAGGCAGCGTCCAAGACACTCAGACAGACTGATCCACACATACAAACTGGATAGCCGGCCTCATGCCCATTCGGGTACATGGCCGGGGTAG
- the PCED1A gene encoding PC-esterase domain-containing protein 1A isoform X1 has translation MERAGRRAAHRPLTGTHKLCEAGAVLKRPALRAREHKVRPEARCRRRAHACAGLPQSLVNDSEPRDSLSGLSLQPVVVGGSMVFCLENEEPCRPQRSNMVHFQASEVQQLLHNKFVVILGDSIQRAVYKDLVLLLQKDSLLTAAQLKAKGELSFEQDQLVAGGQLGELHNGTQYREVRQFCSGSGHHLVRFYFLTRVYSEYLEEVLEELTYGPAPDLVIINSCLWDLSRYGRCSMESYRENLERVFVRMDQVLPDSCLLVWNMAMPLGERVTGGFLLPELQPLAGSLRRDVVEGNFYSATLAGDHCFDVLDLHFHFRHAVRHRHRDGVHWDQHAHRHLSHLLLTHVADAWGVELPKRDYPHDPWIKDWPEPDHLFQGSQGQPSDFGEQPALPPPSPLPPPMPFPYPLPHPSLPPLFPPLPQEPPFFPGQPFPPCEFFNFNPMEDFSIPPHLGCGPGVNCVPGPLPPPVPSPVPHGQHRGLAVHRGMARCVHNSPYHVPRMGAPCRQRPRHSDRLIHTYKLDSRPHAHSGTWPG, from the exons ATGGAGAGAGCTGGGCGACGGGCTGCGCACCGACCACTAACCGGGACGCACAAGCTCTGCGAGGCAGGAGCAGTGCTGAAGCGACCAGCTCTTCGGGCACGGGAACATAAGGTTAGGCCCGAAGCCCGCTGCAGGCGACGCGCTCACGCGTGTGCGGGCCTGCCCCAGTCGCTGGTGAACGACTCGGAGCCCCGGGACTCG CTCAGTGGCCTTTCCCTGCAGCCCGTCGTTGTTGGGGGCAGCATGGTCTTCTGTCTGGAGAACGAGGAGCCGTGCCGCCCGCAGCGAAGCAACATGGTCCATTTCCAGGCCTCGGAAGTCCAGCAGCTGCTACACAACAAGTTCGTGGTCATCTTGGGGGACTCAA TCCAGCGGGCTGTGTATAAAGACCTGGTGCTTCTCCTCCAGAAAGACTCACTGCTCACAGCTGCCCAGCTGAAAGCTAAG ggggagcTGAGCTTTGAACAGGACCAGCTGGTCGCTGGGGGTCAGCTGGGCGAGCTGCACAACGGGACACAGTACCGGGAGGTCCGCCAGTTCTGCTCGGGTTCTGGCCACCACCTTGTACGCTTCTACTTCCTCACCCGCGTTTACTCCGAGTACCTCGAGGAAGTCCTGGAGGAGCTGACATATGGGCCTGCCCCGGACCTGGTGATCATCAACTCCTGCCTCTGGGATCTCTCCAg GTATGGCCGCTGCTCGATGGAGAGCTACCGAGAGAACCTGGAGCGAGTGTTTGTGCGCATGGACCAGGTGTTGCCAGATTCCTGCCTTCTGGTGTGGAACATGGCGATGCCCCTAGGAGAGCGTGTCACTGGGGGGTTCCTCCTGCCTGAG CTCCAGCCCCTGGCAGGCTCTCTGCGGCGGGATGTGGTTGAAGGGAACTTCTACAGTGCTACTCTGGCTGGGGACCACTGCTTCGATGTCTTGGAcctccactttcactttcggCATGCAGTACGGCACCGTCACCGGGATGGTGTCCACTGGGACCAGCATGCCCACCGTCACCTCTCACATTTGCTTCTGACCCATGTGGCCGATGCCTGGGGTGTGGAGCTGCCCAAGCGTGACTATCCCCATG ACCCATGGATTAAAGACTGGCCAGAGCCGGATCATCTCTTCCAGGGGAGCCAGGGGCAGCCCTCAGACTTCGGCGAGCAGCCGGCCttgcccccaccctctcccttacCTCCTCCCATGCCTTTTCCCTACCCTCTTCCTCACCCTTCCCTACCTCCTCTGTTTCCACCTCTGCCCCAGGAACCCCCTTTTTTCCCAGGCCAGCCCTTCCCACCCTGTGAATTCTTCAATTTTAATCCAATGGAAGACTTCTCGATACCACCCCACTTAG GATGTGGCCCCGGAGTGAACTGTGTGCCTggccccctgcctcctccagtcCCCAGCCCTGTCCCCCATGGTCAGCACCGGGGCTTGGCCGTCCACCGGGGGATGGCACGCTGTGTTCACAACAGCCCGTACCATGTGCCGAGGATGGGGGCGCCCTGCAGGCAGCGTCCAAGACACTCAGACAGACTGATCCACACATACAAACTGGATAGCCGGCCTCATGCCCATTCGGGTACATGGCCGGGGTAG
- the PCED1A gene encoding PC-esterase domain-containing protein 1A isoform X2: MERAGRRAAHRPLTGTHKLCEAGAVLKRPALRAREHKVRPEARCRRRAHACAGLPQSLVNDSEPRDSPVVVGGSMVFCLENEEPCRPQRSNMVHFQASEVQQLLHNKFVVILGDSIQRAVYKDLVLLLQKDSLLTAAQLKAKGELSFEQDQLVAGGQLGELHNGTQYREVRQFCSGSGHHLVRFYFLTRVYSEYLEEVLEELTYGPAPDLVIINSCLWDLSRYGRCSMESYRENLERVFVRMDQVLPDSCLLVWNMAMPLGERVTGGFLLPELQPLAGSLRRDVVEGNFYSATLAGDHCFDVLDLHFHFRHAVRHRHRDGVHWDQHAHRHLSHLLLTHVADAWGVELPKRDYPHDPWIKDWPEPDHLFQGSQGQPSDFGEQPALPPPSPLPPPMPFPYPLPHPSLPPLFPPLPQEPPFFPGQPFPPCEFFNFNPMEDFSIPPHLGCGPGVNCVPGPLPPPVPSPVPHGQHRGLAVHRGMARCVHNSPYHVPRMGAPCRQRPRHSDRLIHTYKLDSRPHAHSGTWPG; this comes from the exons ATGGAGAGAGCTGGGCGACGGGCTGCGCACCGACCACTAACCGGGACGCACAAGCTCTGCGAGGCAGGAGCAGTGCTGAAGCGACCAGCTCTTCGGGCACGGGAACATAAGGTTAGGCCCGAAGCCCGCTGCAGGCGACGCGCTCACGCGTGTGCGGGCCTGCCCCAGTCGCTGGTGAACGACTCGGAGCCCCGGGACTCG CCCGTCGTTGTTGGGGGCAGCATGGTCTTCTGTCTGGAGAACGAGGAGCCGTGCCGCCCGCAGCGAAGCAACATGGTCCATTTCCAGGCCTCGGAAGTCCAGCAGCTGCTACACAACAAGTTCGTGGTCATCTTGGGGGACTCAA TCCAGCGGGCTGTGTATAAAGACCTGGTGCTTCTCCTCCAGAAAGACTCACTGCTCACAGCTGCCCAGCTGAAAGCTAAG ggggagcTGAGCTTTGAACAGGACCAGCTGGTCGCTGGGGGTCAGCTGGGCGAGCTGCACAACGGGACACAGTACCGGGAGGTCCGCCAGTTCTGCTCGGGTTCTGGCCACCACCTTGTACGCTTCTACTTCCTCACCCGCGTTTACTCCGAGTACCTCGAGGAAGTCCTGGAGGAGCTGACATATGGGCCTGCCCCGGACCTGGTGATCATCAACTCCTGCCTCTGGGATCTCTCCAg GTATGGCCGCTGCTCGATGGAGAGCTACCGAGAGAACCTGGAGCGAGTGTTTGTGCGCATGGACCAGGTGTTGCCAGATTCCTGCCTTCTGGTGTGGAACATGGCGATGCCCCTAGGAGAGCGTGTCACTGGGGGGTTCCTCCTGCCTGAG CTCCAGCCCCTGGCAGGCTCTCTGCGGCGGGATGTGGTTGAAGGGAACTTCTACAGTGCTACTCTGGCTGGGGACCACTGCTTCGATGTCTTGGAcctccactttcactttcggCATGCAGTACGGCACCGTCACCGGGATGGTGTCCACTGGGACCAGCATGCCCACCGTCACCTCTCACATTTGCTTCTGACCCATGTGGCCGATGCCTGGGGTGTGGAGCTGCCCAAGCGTGACTATCCCCATG ACCCATGGATTAAAGACTGGCCAGAGCCGGATCATCTCTTCCAGGGGAGCCAGGGGCAGCCCTCAGACTTCGGCGAGCAGCCGGCCttgcccccaccctctcccttacCTCCTCCCATGCCTTTTCCCTACCCTCTTCCTCACCCTTCCCTACCTCCTCTGTTTCCACCTCTGCCCCAGGAACCCCCTTTTTTCCCAGGCCAGCCCTTCCCACCCTGTGAATTCTTCAATTTTAATCCAATGGAAGACTTCTCGATACCACCCCACTTAG GATGTGGCCCCGGAGTGAACTGTGTGCCTggccccctgcctcctccagtcCCCAGCCCTGTCCCCCATGGTCAGCACCGGGGCTTGGCCGTCCACCGGGGGATGGCACGCTGTGTTCACAACAGCCCGTACCATGTGCCGAGGATGGGGGCGCCCTGCAGGCAGCGTCCAAGACACTCAGACAGACTGATCCACACATACAAACTGGATAGCCGGCCTCATGCCCATTCGGGTACATGGCCGGGGTAG
- the TMEM239 gene encoding transmembrane protein 239 — protein MQQLRVETDAIGAGEGPQRAAPWSAWVSREGWVRWCMCHVPPSWTQWWATSGWRQPLQRVLWGLEGILYLLLALMLCHALFTTGSHLLSSLWPVAAAVWRHLLPAVLLLLLSALPALLFTASFLLLFSTLLSLVGLLTSMSHPGNAQDLDQ, from the coding sequence ATGCAGCAGCTACGAGTGGAGACAGATGCCATCGGGGCCGGCGAGGGGCCGCAGCGCGCGGCGCCCTGGTCAGCCTGGGTCTCTCGGGAGGGCTGGGTGCGCTGGTGCATGTGTCACGTGCCCCCGAGCTGGACCCAGTGGTGGGCTACGTCCGGCTGGCGGCAGCCACTGCAGCGGGTGCTCTGGGGTCTGGAGGGGATCCTCTACCTGCTGCTGGCCCTGATGCTGTGTCACGCGCTCTTCACCACCGGCTCCCACCTCCTGAGCTCCTTGTGGCCCGTGGCGGCTGCGGTGTGGCGCCATCTGCTGCCGGCTGTCCTGCTGCTGTTGCTCAGCGCCCTGCCCGCGCTGCTCTTCACCGCCTCCTTCCTGCTGCTGTTTTCCACACTACTGAGCCTCGTGGGCCTCCTCACCTCCATGTCTCACCCAGGCAATGCTCAGGACTTGGACCAATAG
- the C23H20orf141 gene encoding uncharacterized protein C20orf141 homolog produces MTHLCLPRPEAAVSPTPVPPRGMGAGEGSASPVGPCVSPWGPSWAQVLDSVLGLGALGLTIRAVFSTTGPALLLLLVSFLAFDMLRRPAGPTWSQHTHLTGGQSQGAGEGPGQQDAPPAVAVSGRLSLQEALLLLLLGTGLLLGARGVPLALLALAFCLHPWT; encoded by the exons ATGACGCACCTCTGCTTACCCAGGCCCGAAGCTGCTGTTTCTCCtaccccagtccctcccaggggcATGGGTGCTGGGGAGGGATCGGCTAGTCCAGTAGGTCCATGTGTGTCCCCCTGGGGCCCTAGCTGGGCCCAGGTCCTGGACAGTGTCCTAGGACTGGGGGCACTCGGGCTGACAATTCGGGCCGTCTTTTCCACAACTGGTCCAGCCTTGCTGCTGCTACTGGTCAGCTTCCTGGCCTTCGACATGCTCCGCCG GCCTGCAGGTCCCACCTGGTCACAGCACACACATCTCACAGGGGGCCAGAGTCAGGGGGCTGGCGAGGGTCCAGGGCAGCAGGACGCTCCACCCGCGGTGGCAGTCTCAGGACGACTCAGCCTCCAggaggctctgctgctgctgctcctgggcACGGGGTTGCTCCTGGGAGCCCGCGGTGTGCCCCTGGCCCTGCTTGCCCTTGCTTTTTGCCTCCATCCTTGGACCTGA
- the CPXM1 gene encoding probable carboxypeptidase X1 encodes MWGLLLALATFAPAVDVGLGAPSTSVLGLASPATTKAPVPTPRSSPAEPSAGKENGTSEQHVRIRVIKKKKVIMKKRKKLTRPRPPVTARPSVTTSPAGTLELPEKQEPDCPPLGLESLRVSDNQLDASSSQSFGLGPHRGRLNIQSGLEDGDLFDGAWCAEQQDAEPWLQVDARHPTRFSGIITQGRNSIWRYDWVTSYKVQFSNDSRTWWGSKNRSSGMDAIFPANSDPETPVLNLLPEPQVARFIRLLPQTWLQGGASCLRAEILACPVSDPNGLFPEVPMLGSSDSLDFRHHDYKAMRKLMKEVNEQCPNITRIYSIGKSHQGLKLYVMEMSDQPGEHELGEPEVRYVAGMHGNEALGRELLLLLMQFLCREFLRGDPRVTRLLTETRIHLLPSMNPDGYETAFRRGSELVGWAEGRWNHQGIDLNHNFADLNTPLWEAEDEGLVPDTVPNHHLPLPTYYTLPNATVAPETWAVIKWMQRIPFVLSANLHGGELVVSYPFDMTRTPWAARELTPTPDEAVFRWLSTVYAGTNRAMQDPDRRPCHSQDFSLYGSIINGADWHTVPGSMNDFSYLHTNCFEVTVELSCDKFPHKNELPQEWENNKDALLTYLEQVRMGIAGVVRDKDTELGIADAVISVDGINHDVTTAWGGDYWRLLTPGDYMVTASAEGYHTVTRSCRVTFEEGPVPCNFRLTKTPKQRLRELLAAGAKVPPDLRRRLERLRGQKN; translated from the exons ATGTGGGGTCTCCTGCTCGCCTTGGCCACCTTCGCGCCTGCCGTCGATGTGGGTCTAGGGGCGCCCAGCACCTCCGTGCTGGGCCTGGCGTCGCCCGCGACCACCAAGGCCCCGGTCCCGACCCCCCGTAGCAGCCCGGCAGAGCCGTCCGCGGGGAAGGAGAACG GGACTTCAGAACAGCATGTCCGGATTCGAGTCATCAAGAAGAAAAAGGTCATCATGAAGAAGCGAAAGAAGCTAACTCGCCCCAGACCCCCAGTGACTGCCAGGCCTTCAGTGACCACCAGCCCTGCAGGGACCCTTGAACTCCCTGAGAAGCAAGAACCAG ACTGTCCCCCTCTGGGCCTGGAGTCCCTGCGAGTTTCAGATAACCAGCTCGACGCATCTAGCAGCCAGTCCTTTGGTCTTGGACCACACAGAGGACGGCTCAACATCCAG TCAGGCCTGGAAGATGGTGATCTTTTTGatggggcctggtgtgctgagcaGCAGGATGCCGAGCCATGGCTTCAGGTGGATGCTAGGCACCCCACCCGCTTCTCAGGCATTATCACACAGGGCAGGAACTCCATCTGGAG GTATGACTGGGTCACATCATACAAAGTCCAGTTCAGCAACGACAGTCGGACTTGGTGGGGGAGTAAGAATCGCAGCAGTGGGATGGATGCG ATATTTCCTGCCAATTCGGATCCAGAGACACCAGTGCTAAATCTCCTGCCTGAGCCCCAGGTGGCCCGTTTCATTCGCCTGCTGCCCCAGACCTGGCTCCAGGGAGGTGCATCTTGCCTCCGGGCAGAGATCCTCGCCTGCCCAGTCTCAG ATCCCAATGGTCTATTCCCTGAGGTTCCCATGCTGGGATCCTCCGACTCACTAGACTTCCGACATCATGATTATAAAGCCATGAGGAAG CTGATGAAGGAAGTGAACGAGCAATGCCCCAACATCACCCGCATCTACAGCATCGGGAAGAGCCACCAGGGCTTGAAGCTGTATGTGATGGAAATGTCGGACCAGCCCGGGGAGCATGAGCTGG GAGAGCCTGAGGTGCGCTATGTGGCCGGCATGCATGGGAATGAGGCCTTGGGACGGGAGTTGCTCCTGCTTCTAATGCAGTTCCTGTGTCGTGAGTTCCTGAGAGGGGACCCGAGGGTGACCCGGCTGCTCACCGAGACGCGCATTCACCTGCTGCCTTCCATGAATCCTGATGGCTATGAGACTGCCTTCCGCCGG GGCTCAGAGCTGGTGGGCTGGGCAGAGGGCCGCTGGAACCATCAGGGCATTGATCTTAACCATAATTTTGCTGACCTCAACACACCACTGTGGGAAGCAGAAGATGAAGGGCTGGTACCTGACACTGTCCCCAACCATCACCTGCCCCTGCCCACTTACTACACTCTGCCCAATGCCACT GTGGCTCCTGAAACATGGGCAGTGATCAAGTGGATGCAGCGGATCCCTTTTGTGCTAAGTGCCAACCTCCATGGGGGTGAGCTTGTGGTATCCTACCCCTTCGACATGACTCGGACTCCGTGGGCTGCCCGCGAACTCACGCCCACCCCGGACGAGGCTGTGTTTCGCTGGCTCAGCACTGTCTATGCGGGCACTAATCGGGCCATGCAAGACCCAGATCGAAGACCGTGCCACAGCCAGGACTTCTCCCTGTACGGCAGCATCATCAACGGGGCTGACTGGCACACAGTTCCTGGGA GCATGAATGACTTCAGCTACCTACACACCAACTGCTTTGAAGTCACTGTGGAGCTGTCCTGTGACAAATTCCCTCACAAGAACGAGCTGCCCCAGGAGTGGGAGAACAACAAAGATGCCCTTCTCACCTACCTGGAACAG GTGCGCATGGGCATTGCTGGAGTTGTGAGGGACAAAGACACAGAGCTTGGGATCGCTGATGCCGTCATTTCTGTAGATGGGATTAACCATGATGTAACAACAG CATGGGGCGGGGATTATTGGCGCCTGCTGACCCCAGGGGACTACATGGTGACCGCCAGTGCGGAGGGCTACCACACAGTAACACGGAGCTGCCGGGTCACCTTTGAAGAGGGCCCTGTGCCCTGCAATTTCCGCCTCACCAAGACTCCCAAACAGAGACTTCGAGAGCTGTTGGCCGCTGGGGCCAAGGTGCCCCCGGACCTTCGGAGGCGGCTGGAACGGCTGAGGGGACAGAAGAATTAA